Proteins co-encoded in one Waddlia chondrophila WSU 86-1044 genomic window:
- the der gene encoding ribosome biogenesis GTPase Der produces MSNKPKLAIVGRPNVGKSSLFNRICKKRMAIVDEAEGITRDRLYAEADCFGKEFEVIDTGGINPRSQVPFNEQIMRQAEIAIEEADGLILAVDAHTGITDLDHEVARVLLHTNKPVTVAVNKIDHLGQIDLVHEFYGLGFEHCVGVSAEQNFQIAELLESIVSRLSSPIEKEEELDTSIKVAIIGRPNVGKSTLTNYLLDEERCLVSPIPGTTRDSVDVRVSHDDEIYTFIDTAGIRRKGAEHEAVDKFAAIRTQRAIERCDICLLMVDAQQGITAQEKRIAKMIEKEGKCCIVLLNKWDLVKGFRMEHCFREIEEEIHFLRYCPKIILSAETGRNVEKIFPTIREVRQESLKRVSTGELNKFVEEAIRQNHPPMIRGKRLRIYYLAQVSTEPPTFVLFINHQDLMAESWRKYLINQFRKVYRFTGAPLVFYTKSKPKESKKRGTHSQTALGEA; encoded by the coding sequence ATGTCAAACAAACCTAAATTAGCTATCGTCGGCCGCCCTAATGTGGGGAAATCTTCTTTATTTAATCGCATTTGCAAGAAGCGGATGGCTATTGTAGATGAAGCTGAAGGGATCACCCGGGATCGTCTTTACGCTGAGGCAGACTGTTTTGGCAAAGAGTTTGAGGTGATTGACACAGGGGGGATCAATCCCCGCTCTCAGGTTCCATTTAACGAACAGATCATGAGACAGGCTGAAATCGCAATTGAGGAGGCGGACGGTTTAATTTTGGCAGTGGATGCGCATACGGGAATTACCGATTTGGACCACGAAGTAGCTCGAGTACTACTCCATACCAATAAGCCTGTGACGGTAGCAGTAAACAAAATCGATCATTTGGGCCAGATTGATTTGGTTCATGAATTTTACGGATTAGGTTTTGAGCATTGTGTGGGTGTTTCGGCAGAGCAGAACTTTCAGATTGCGGAGTTATTGGAAAGCATTGTTTCACGCCTCTCTTCCCCTATTGAAAAAGAAGAAGAGCTGGACACATCGATTAAGGTAGCAATCATTGGCCGTCCTAATGTTGGGAAGTCGACATTGACAAATTACCTGCTTGACGAAGAGCGGTGTCTAGTCAGTCCAATTCCTGGAACGACACGCGACAGCGTGGATGTGCGGGTGTCTCACGATGATGAGATTTATACATTCATTGATACGGCCGGGATTCGGCGCAAAGGTGCTGAGCATGAAGCTGTGGATAAATTTGCGGCTATCCGTACCCAGAGAGCGATTGAGCGGTGTGATATTTGTCTGTTGATGGTGGATGCGCAGCAGGGGATCACAGCTCAGGAGAAACGGATTGCGAAGATGATTGAAAAGGAAGGGAAGTGCTGCATTGTTCTTCTCAATAAATGGGATTTGGTCAAAGGCTTCCGGATGGAGCATTGCTTCCGCGAGATTGAGGAAGAAATCCATTTCCTGCGTTATTGTCCTAAAATTATTCTTTCTGCTGAAACGGGGCGCAATGTAGAGAAGATTTTTCCGACAATTCGCGAGGTGCGGCAAGAGTCTTTAAAACGGGTCTCAACGGGTGAGTTGAACAAATTTGTGGAAGAAGCGATCCGGCAGAACCATCCTCCGATGATCCGAGGCAAGCGTCTGCGCATTTACTATCTGGCGCAAGTGTCTACTGAACCTCCAACATTTGTGTTATTTATCAATCATCAGGATTTAATGGCGGAGTCCTGGCGCAAGTATTTGATCAATCAATTTCGCAAAGTGTACCGATTTACAGGAGCGCCTTTAGTCTTTTATACGAAGAGCAAGCCGAAGGAATCTAAGAAGCGCGGAACGCATTCCCAGACAGCTTTAGGAGAAGCTTAA
- a CDS encoding DEAD/DEAH box helicase, which yields MASKLPEKFQPFKEEALKLLSETCVAAMEFSGGTYQVQIVLPKEGNSVWSFIQFDDKHKLKDCFCSCEDRGDVAACPHLAAALLAIYGSHRRPLHVRFERSFWHALAQIAYQEFGDDLSMVSRQGKLIRIGSFCEIMPLTEKGEKELRERLLERPVETEETSLKFSNLSIHEIQRWKEGRPSRSLSFELSFWNDLAHWLMLEQELNRPFEVTFNYDEEGFPSRINVFFTDMEGWIEIDRKWWPDLVPVLESVNAPLVVQSMQESIKAITFDDERLQFQIVPGSMDRSDELISQGVVVGQWIYLPKVGFYLKEKHPLLLKSLAVEEVLDQYGDLVAELMTSKPLHLHPMDVAYDLSFDSEWNLQIKMTLPGVGMLDAIFGHWGYSKTGGFFYLDGVIFNRVKTEIEADKVVSFVSSHKHWLDQQPGFQIHLAGIETTLVYEMSDKGELTLSRAALIEDGEEGKDFGQWVYLKERGFYPKSLSHLQLPIEDQLVIPSAQLPFFLRKHREDLEAVPGMFSQNCPVKQSGLKVELLNPETIIITPMFKLHDGVDPEHIQYFEEFVYQKGKGFAVLPPELRLPDRFMHIVTITKDAFPAFLTLEIEQMKDSILELDPQLRRDAAMQLVIEAVVKKGKAYEVNAYYQTTAGRISVKDICETLKSGRRFLFSNAGLVDTKQARFQWMKEASVGEPMRLMPLDLIRLAAFDPPTVLSGKGVLDELISSQTAIFPDCSLLKSQLRPYQELGVKWLWFLYQSGLSGLLCDDMGLGKTHQSMALIAAARKSQVRPQPFLIVCPTSVIYHWEDKLKEFLPQLTVRTFHGTGRSMEGFHKEDDILLTSYGIWRREVKALSKIRFDVAVFDEIQSAKNQKSRIHLSLKDVRANVKVGLTGTPIENRLRELKSLFDLILPGYMMQEKAFRDFFVIPIEKEKSQERRELLSRFIKPFILRRRKEEVLLDLPEKVEQVAHCELSLDQKILYAELLDKMRGNLIRELNDQTSPIPYLHVFSLLSSLKQICNHPAAYLKNPVDYDKYQSGKWELFKELISEALESDQKVVVFSQYLAMLDIMQQYLDEQRIGYATIRGATLDRGEVVRRFNADSRCKVFLGSLQAAGLGIDLTAASVVIHYDRWWNAAREDQATDRVHRIGQQRGVQVFKLVTLGTFEERIDEMITRKGRLMEEVIGVDDHRFMKAFDRQELIELLSFTGLEK from the coding sequence TTGGCTTCAAAACTTCCGGAAAAATTCCAGCCCTTTAAAGAGGAAGCGCTCAAGCTTCTTTCGGAAACCTGCGTGGCAGCCATGGAATTTTCCGGAGGGACTTATCAAGTCCAGATTGTGCTCCCAAAAGAAGGCAATTCCGTTTGGTCGTTCATCCAGTTTGATGATAAGCATAAATTAAAAGACTGTTTCTGCTCTTGCGAAGACAGAGGGGATGTTGCCGCTTGTCCGCATTTAGCGGCAGCTCTTCTTGCGATTTATGGCTCTCATCGACGTCCGTTGCACGTCCGATTCGAACGTTCGTTTTGGCATGCATTAGCGCAAATTGCCTACCAGGAATTTGGTGATGACCTTTCTATGGTTTCCCGTCAAGGGAAGCTGATCCGTATCGGCAGTTTTTGCGAAATCATGCCGTTGACAGAGAAAGGAGAAAAGGAGTTGCGTGAAAGGTTGTTGGAAAGGCCGGTGGAAACAGAAGAGACTTCTCTTAAGTTTTCCAATCTGTCCATTCACGAGATTCAGCGATGGAAAGAGGGAAGACCTAGTCGAAGCTTAAGTTTTGAGCTTTCATTCTGGAATGACCTTGCTCATTGGCTGATGCTGGAACAAGAGTTGAACCGCCCCTTTGAGGTCACCTTCAATTATGATGAAGAAGGGTTTCCTTCTCGTATCAATGTTTTTTTTACCGATATGGAAGGATGGATTGAGATTGATCGAAAATGGTGGCCCGATCTTGTTCCTGTATTGGAGTCTGTCAATGCTCCCCTCGTTGTGCAGAGTATGCAGGAATCCATTAAAGCGATCACATTTGATGACGAACGCCTTCAGTTTCAGATCGTCCCTGGTTCGATGGATCGGAGCGATGAACTGATCAGTCAAGGGGTTGTTGTCGGGCAATGGATCTATCTTCCCAAGGTCGGTTTCTATCTGAAAGAAAAGCACCCTCTTTTATTAAAATCATTGGCTGTAGAGGAAGTGCTTGATCAATACGGAGACCTGGTTGCGGAACTGATGACCTCAAAGCCGCTGCATTTACATCCTATGGATGTTGCTTATGACTTATCTTTTGATTCTGAATGGAATTTGCAGATCAAAATGACCCTTCCCGGTGTTGGGATGCTTGACGCTATTTTCGGGCACTGGGGATATAGCAAGACAGGAGGCTTTTTTTATCTTGATGGGGTGATTTTTAATCGGGTTAAAACAGAGATTGAAGCGGACAAGGTAGTTTCCTTCGTTTCCTCTCATAAGCATTGGCTTGATCAGCAACCCGGATTTCAAATCCATTTGGCTGGAATTGAAACGACACTTGTTTATGAAATGTCTGATAAAGGGGAGTTGACTTTGTCGCGGGCAGCTCTAATCGAGGATGGGGAAGAAGGAAAAGATTTTGGTCAGTGGGTGTATTTGAAGGAGAGGGGATTCTATCCAAAATCCTTGTCCCATCTTCAACTCCCGATTGAAGATCAGTTGGTGATCCCTTCCGCGCAGCTTCCTTTTTTTCTCAGAAAGCACAGAGAGGACTTAGAAGCGGTTCCCGGAATGTTTTCTCAAAATTGTCCCGTAAAGCAATCTGGATTGAAAGTGGAGCTCCTCAATCCGGAGACGATCATCATTACGCCGATGTTTAAGCTTCACGATGGAGTAGACCCTGAGCATATCCAGTATTTCGAAGAGTTCGTTTATCAGAAGGGAAAAGGGTTTGCAGTTCTTCCTCCTGAGCTGCGCCTTCCTGACCGATTTATGCATATTGTGACGATTACAAAAGATGCTTTCCCTGCTTTTTTGACTTTGGAAATCGAGCAGATGAAAGATTCGATTTTAGAACTTGATCCTCAGCTGAGAAGAGATGCTGCTATGCAGCTTGTCATCGAAGCGGTTGTAAAAAAAGGAAAAGCTTATGAAGTCAATGCGTATTATCAAACAACTGCCGGCAGAATTTCGGTTAAAGATATTTGCGAAACTTTGAAAAGCGGAAGGCGGTTTCTCTTCTCAAATGCTGGGCTTGTTGATACAAAGCAGGCAAGGTTTCAATGGATGAAAGAGGCTTCAGTTGGCGAGCCGATGCGTTTGATGCCATTGGATCTCATCCGCCTTGCTGCATTTGATCCACCAACTGTTTTGAGTGGAAAAGGAGTGTTGGATGAACTGATTTCCTCTCAAACCGCTATCTTTCCTGACTGTTCTTTGTTGAAAAGCCAATTAAGGCCTTATCAAGAATTGGGAGTGAAATGGCTCTGGTTTCTCTACCAAAGCGGTTTATCCGGCCTTTTATGCGATGATATGGGACTGGGAAAGACTCATCAATCGATGGCGTTGATCGCTGCTGCCAGAAAATCGCAGGTTCGTCCGCAGCCTTTTTTAATCGTTTGCCCCACTTCGGTGATTTATCATTGGGAAGATAAATTAAAGGAGTTTTTGCCGCAGTTGACAGTGAGAACTTTCCATGGCACAGGGCGTTCGATGGAAGGATTTCATAAGGAAGACGATATCCTGCTCACTTCTTACGGGATTTGGCGCAGAGAGGTAAAGGCGCTTTCTAAAATTCGTTTTGATGTGGCGGTTTTTGACGAAATCCAGTCTGCAAAGAATCAAAAAAGCCGCATTCACCTCTCGTTGAAGGATGTACGGGCAAACGTGAAAGTTGGTTTAACGGGAACGCCGATTGAGAACCGTTTGCGGGAGTTAAAATCGCTTTTCGATCTTATTTTGCCGGGTTACATGATGCAGGAAAAAGCTTTTAGAGATTTTTTTGTCATTCCCATAGAAAAAGAGAAGAGTCAGGAACGTCGAGAGCTTCTCTCCCGCTTTATCAAGCCGTTTATTTTACGCCGTAGAAAAGAGGAGGTGCTGCTTGATTTGCCGGAAAAGGTTGAACAGGTGGCACATTGCGAGCTTTCTCTTGATCAAAAGATCCTCTATGCGGAGTTATTGGACAAGATGCGCGGGAATTTGATCAGGGAGTTAAACGACCAAACTTCTCCTATCCCTTATCTTCATGTGTTCAGTCTCCTTTCCAGTTTGAAGCAAATTTGCAATCATCCTGCAGCTTATTTAAAAAACCCTGTAGATTATGACAAATATCAATCGGGAAAATGGGAATTATTTAAAGAATTGATTTCTGAAGCGCTTGAGAGCGATCAGAAGGTCGTTGTTTTTTCTCAGTATCTTGCCATGCTGGATATTATGCAGCAGTACCTGGATGAGCAAAGGATTGGGTATGCGACGATTCGTGGAGCGACGCTTGATCGGGGAGAGGTTGTGCGGCGCTTCAATGCAGATTCCCGATGCAAGGTTTTTCTTGGTTCCTTGCAGGCGGCAGGTCTTGGGATTGATCTTACTGCAGCTTCTGTCGTGATTCATTATGATCGTTGGTGGAATGCTGCTCGCGAGGATCAGGCGACAGACCGCGTGCATCGCATCGGTCAGCAGAGGGGGGTGCAGGTGTTCAAGTTGGTGACATTGGGAACATTTGAAGAGCGGATCGATGAGATGATCACGCGCAAGGGTCGATTGATGGAAGAGGTGATTGGCGTGGATGACCACCGTTTTATGAAAGCTTTCGATCGCCAGGAGCTGATCGAGCTTCTTTCTTTTACAGGTCTAGAAAAATAG
- the ald gene encoding alanine dehydrogenase, with amino-acid sequence MIIGIPKEIKEHEYRVGATPQMVRAFVDAGHRVVVEANAGEKIGFSDALFQEAGAEIVAGPKEVYQSEMIVKVKEPQPSEFPLLFEGQILFCYLHLAPDPEQTEALLEKKVVGIAYETVTDALGRLPLLVPMSEIAGRIAIQAGAVSLQMNNGGKGLLLGGVPGVFPANVVVIGGGVVGTEAARMAMGLGANVAILDRSLERLRYLDAQYAPKLKTLYSSAAELENVLKWADLVIGAVLIPGKKAPKLISRSMLRKMIPGSVIVDVAIDQGGCAETSRPTTHGNPTYVEEGVLHYCVTNMPGACAKTATMALTNATMEYALEIANKGYRKALKENSGLLEGLNVHHGSVTNISVAHDLGYAYVPPQEIL; translated from the coding sequence ATGATTATAGGGATTCCAAAAGAGATCAAGGAACATGAATATCGCGTTGGAGCTACGCCTCAGATGGTGCGCGCTTTCGTTGATGCCGGCCATCGGGTTGTCGTTGAGGCAAACGCCGGCGAGAAAATCGGTTTCAGCGATGCTTTATTTCAGGAGGCTGGCGCGGAAATCGTTGCCGGTCCGAAAGAGGTCTATCAATCGGAGATGATCGTTAAGGTCAAAGAACCGCAGCCAAGCGAGTTTCCCCTTCTTTTTGAAGGCCAGATCCTCTTTTGTTATCTCCACCTTGCTCCCGATCCGGAGCAGACCGAAGCGCTTTTGGAAAAAAAAGTGGTGGGAATTGCTTATGAAACGGTCACCGATGCTCTAGGCAGGCTGCCGCTTCTTGTCCCTATGAGTGAGATTGCCGGGAGGATTGCCATTCAGGCAGGAGCGGTTTCTTTGCAGATGAATAATGGTGGCAAAGGCTTGCTTCTTGGAGGAGTTCCAGGCGTTTTTCCTGCCAATGTTGTCGTGATCGGCGGAGGCGTTGTTGGAACAGAAGCTGCCCGCATGGCAATGGGCTTAGGGGCGAATGTGGCGATTTTAGACCGAAGCCTTGAGCGTTTGAGATATCTGGACGCGCAATACGCTCCGAAATTAAAAACCCTTTATTCGAGCGCAGCAGAATTGGAAAATGTGCTGAAGTGGGCAGATTTAGTGATCGGAGCTGTGCTAATTCCAGGAAAAAAAGCTCCTAAGCTAATCTCTCGTTCGATGCTTCGCAAGATGATTCCCGGATCGGTGATTGTTGATGTTGCAATTGACCAGGGGGGGTGTGCTGAGACATCCCGGCCAACAACGCATGGTAATCCCACTTATGTGGAAGAGGGAGTGCTCCACTATTGCGTGACAAATATGCCCGGTGCATGCGCAAAAACTGCAACCATGGCTTTGACGAATGCAACAATGGAATATGCTTTGGAAATTGCAAACAAAGGCTACCGCAAGGCTTTAAAGGAGAATTCTGGACTGCTTGAAGGACTGAACGTGCATCACGGCAGCGTGACCAACATTTCTGTTGCGCATGATTTAGGGTATGCATACGTTCCGCCGCAAGAGATCCTCTAG
- a CDS encoding AAA family ATPase, with amino-acid sequence MFLKKIKILGFKSFADSTVLEFHPGITAIVGPNGCGKSNISDSFRWVLGEQSAKSMRGSKMNDVIFAGTAKRKPLNLSEVTITLGDVGSALKTEYDEVAVTRRIHRSGESDYLINKRPVRLRDVYDLFMDSGIGKNAFSIFEQGKIEQVIQLSPLERRYIFEEAAGILRFLQRKKEALRRLEQTESNIERVRDIHQEVEKQIIVLERQAEQAKVYKENRMELEELEISLAVARWNHFKNRHDAFAEKEQAKGCELEAAALDLEKMEVERQDANIYLNHVIKELQVQKEEMFKTRSQKEIQIKAWKSQEDRLEEMVCKGSEWQQELEEMIRKRKARQLEAEQIEARKKKVDKELSALEQVRNEFREQLREIEYAVNEIRDRQHIAQQERVQCLQEENKIESERKQTALRLEHHKEKIQRLQENQQMLKERLTHLHEQIEWKHQEIAEGADHIAELKERFSLFESQIEETAALIKQTQHQLNHVSQERAEIKARQNALLRLREEMDGFSKGAKRIIREAGQVGSFLYKKVRGLYEDFPTEGCDRKAISVVMKRYTETLVVESLEDFKAVAAFAEENNVRGFSLLCLEMIPEVKKVSREHSLLDRMVDHPLINFFLKDVIVKERSEELWNAESLARISHRILSEDGQDVRLDLLSNPREYCQTDKVRGGESEGGRADCLDSPRGCEKCELEVWTEDGAYIDRHRVVFFPSEGEENAFVREAELKSLDQKLAECERKKVEFAESLHAFTEQHSMLIGRKQEADQEIRQAEREDVERRYFLERMQADRERFRIESEKEQEEMSALQELSGKVEEVLVELNASYIEQRAKLERRQELVEVLNVELQEKLERLRLQQSQMEEKESVYQKAAVEKRNIEHQLNLLEVKNLESLQREKRLEEEILSIQEKKAGIQLNRADYEQKIERVEQALLKVQEKCRELDESVGARQGDVEEIEKRSKQKREDIRRLERELHEQGLQRAQIDSARQALETEFTERFQMSMRDAEFRAKELEESMEKTERKIRSLRRKIEEAGDINMTSIDEYEKFKERYEFLNQQIRDLTASKGELVEIITKLDGESRKTFKETFDQIQANFRKNFEILFRGGEADLHFTESGDILEAGIEIAAKPPGKKMRSISLLSGGEKCLTAVALLFAIFEVKPSPFCILDEIDAPLDDINVERFLNVVKQFTDRCQFIIITHNKRTMAIADRLFGVSMQERGVSKILSLEFDKREVREPVLVS; translated from the coding sequence TTGTTCCTCAAAAAGATTAAGATTCTAGGGTTTAAATCGTTTGCAGATTCCACTGTGCTGGAATTCCATCCGGGGATCACAGCAATTGTGGGGCCTAACGGGTGTGGAAAGTCCAATATTTCCGATTCTTTCCGCTGGGTGTTGGGCGAGCAGTCGGCCAAATCGATGCGCGGGAGCAAAATGAACGATGTGATTTTTGCCGGAACCGCCAAACGGAAACCGCTGAATCTATCGGAGGTGACGATCACATTGGGGGATGTAGGAAGTGCACTCAAAACAGAATATGATGAAGTTGCCGTGACCCGCCGCATCCACCGCAGCGGCGAGTCGGATTACCTGATCAATAAGCGGCCTGTGAGGCTGAGAGATGTTTACGACCTGTTTATGGATTCCGGCATTGGTAAAAACGCATTTTCCATTTTTGAGCAGGGAAAGATCGAGCAGGTGATTCAGCTTAGCCCGCTGGAAAGGCGTTACATTTTTGAAGAGGCGGCAGGAATTCTTCGCTTCTTGCAGCGCAAGAAAGAAGCTTTGCGGAGGCTTGAGCAGACGGAGAGCAATATTGAACGGGTGCGCGACATCCATCAGGAAGTGGAAAAGCAGATCATTGTTCTGGAACGGCAGGCAGAGCAAGCCAAGGTGTATAAAGAAAATCGAATGGAGTTGGAAGAGTTGGAAATCTCTTTGGCTGTAGCAAGGTGGAACCACTTTAAAAATAGACACGATGCCTTTGCTGAAAAGGAGCAGGCAAAAGGGTGTGAGCTGGAAGCGGCAGCGCTTGATTTGGAAAAAATGGAGGTTGAACGGCAGGACGCCAATATCTATTTGAATCACGTTATTAAAGAGCTGCAAGTGCAAAAAGAAGAGATGTTCAAGACGCGCAGCCAAAAAGAGATTCAAATCAAAGCGTGGAAATCTCAAGAAGATCGTCTTGAAGAGATGGTATGCAAAGGGAGCGAGTGGCAGCAAGAGCTTGAGGAAATGATCCGAAAGCGTAAAGCACGGCAGTTGGAAGCTGAGCAGATTGAAGCGAGAAAAAAGAAGGTCGATAAAGAGCTTTCCGCTCTGGAACAGGTTAGGAACGAGTTCCGAGAGCAGCTTAGAGAGATCGAATACGCAGTTAACGAGATCCGTGATCGCCAGCACATTGCTCAGCAGGAAAGGGTGCAGTGTCTACAGGAGGAGAATAAGATTGAAAGCGAGCGCAAGCAAACAGCGCTTCGTCTAGAGCATCACAAGGAAAAGATTCAGCGGCTGCAGGAAAATCAACAGATGCTCAAAGAGCGTTTGACTCATCTTCATGAACAGATTGAATGGAAGCATCAAGAGATTGCGGAAGGCGCCGATCACATCGCCGAATTGAAAGAGCGCTTCAGTTTATTTGAAAGCCAGATCGAAGAAACAGCCGCTTTGATCAAGCAAACGCAGCACCAGCTCAACCACGTTTCTCAAGAGCGTGCAGAGATCAAAGCGCGCCAAAACGCCCTTCTTAGATTAAGAGAGGAAATGGACGGGTTCTCTAAGGGTGCTAAGAGGATTATTCGTGAGGCGGGGCAGGTAGGCAGCTTTTTGTATAAAAAGGTGCGGGGGCTTTACGAGGATTTTCCTACTGAAGGGTGTGATCGGAAAGCGATCTCTGTTGTGATGAAACGTTACACAGAGACCCTTGTTGTTGAGTCTCTTGAAGATTTTAAAGCGGTCGCCGCTTTTGCGGAAGAGAACAATGTGCGCGGCTTTTCTCTTCTTTGCCTGGAAATGATTCCTGAAGTTAAGAAAGTTTCTCGCGAGCATTCGCTGCTCGACAGAATGGTTGACCATCCTCTGATTAATTTTTTTCTTAAGGATGTGATTGTTAAAGAGAGGTCGGAGGAATTATGGAATGCTGAAAGCCTAGCTCGCATTTCTCACAGAATCTTGAGTGAAGATGGGCAAGATGTTCGGTTAGATTTGCTTTCAAATCCCCGAGAATATTGTCAAACTGACAAGGTGAGGGGGGGTGAAAGCGAAGGTGGTCGAGCAGATTGTCTAGATTCACCGAGAGGGTGTGAGAAATGCGAGCTAGAGGTGTGGACGGAGGATGGCGCCTATATTGATCGGCACCGCGTTGTTTTTTTTCCCTCAGAAGGGGAAGAGAATGCGTTTGTCCGCGAAGCAGAGCTTAAATCTCTTGATCAAAAGCTGGCAGAATGCGAAAGGAAGAAGGTGGAATTCGCAGAGTCGTTGCATGCATTTACCGAACAGCACAGCATGCTAATCGGACGGAAACAGGAAGCAGATCAAGAGATTCGTCAAGCTGAACGGGAAGATGTCGAAAGAAGGTATTTTCTCGAAAGGATGCAGGCAGACAGGGAAAGGTTCCGGATCGAGAGCGAGAAGGAACAGGAAGAAATGTCGGCTCTACAGGAATTAAGCGGGAAAGTTGAAGAGGTGTTGGTTGAGCTTAATGCCAGCTATATTGAGCAGCGGGCTAAGCTTGAGCGGCGTCAGGAGTTGGTAGAAGTTTTAAATGTTGAGTTGCAGGAGAAGCTCGAGCGGCTCAGATTGCAGCAGTCTCAAATGGAAGAAAAAGAGTCTGTTTATCAGAAGGCAGCTGTTGAAAAGCGGAATATTGAACATCAACTCAACCTTTTAGAAGTTAAAAATTTAGAGAGTTTGCAAAGGGAAAAGCGGCTTGAGGAGGAAATTCTCAGCATTCAGGAGAAGAAAGCCGGAATCCAGCTCAATCGAGCTGATTATGAGCAGAAAATCGAAAGAGTTGAACAAGCCTTGCTGAAAGTTCAGGAGAAATGCAGAGAGCTGGACGAGTCTGTAGGAGCCAGGCAAGGCGATGTAGAAGAGATTGAAAAAAGATCTAAGCAAAAGCGGGAAGACATTCGGCGTCTTGAAAGAGAGCTGCATGAACAAGGACTCCAGCGTGCGCAGATCGATTCTGCCCGTCAGGCTCTGGAAACTGAGTTCACCGAGAGATTTCAAATGTCGATGAGGGATGCTGAGTTCCGTGCTAAAGAGCTCGAAGAATCGATGGAAAAGACCGAGAGAAAGATCCGGTCTCTTAGAAGGAAGATTGAAGAGGCTGGAGATATCAACATGACTTCGATTGATGAGTACGAGAAATTTAAGGAGCGTTACGAGTTCCTCAATCAGCAGATCAGAGATTTAACGGCATCGAAAGGGGAGCTTGTTGAGATTATTACCAAGCTTGATGGAGAGAGCCGCAAAACTTTCAAAGAGACATTTGATCAGATCCAGGCAAATTTCAGGAAGAACTTTGAAATCCTTTTTAGGGGCGGCGAAGCGGATTTGCATTTCACCGAGTCTGGAGATATTTTGGAGGCTGGAATTGAAATTGCCGCCAAGCCTCCAGGCAAGAAAATGCGCTCTATCAGCTTGCTTTCCGGCGGGGAGAAGTGCTTGACGGCAGTTGCGCTGCTGTTTGCAATCTTCGAGGTAAAGCCATCGCCGTTTTGCATTTTGGACGAGATCGATGCTCCGTTGGATGATATAAATGTTGAACGTTTTTTAAATGTTGTTAAGCAATTTACCGATCGCTGCCAATTCATTATCATTACGCATAATAAACGTACCATGGCGATTGCCGACCGCCTTTTTGGAGTCTCCATGCAAGAAAGGGGGGTTTCAAAAATTCTATCTCTGGAATTTGATAAACGGGAAGTAAGAGAGCCGGTTTTAGTGTCTTAG
- the serS gene encoding serine--tRNA ligase, translating to MIDIKLIRANREEIEEKLKRKEPGISLFPILELDQKIRGLKTKVEQLKSERNHVSKKIGEMKRKGEDSSAMMSEVSGKSAEIHAIDHELGPLEEKFRLELAKLPNLPMDDIKIHDDPAENVMIKEFGEKREFDFPFKNHVELNEQLKLFDFVRGAKIAGSGWPIYRGWGARLEWALLHYMMSVNIKNGFTQWMPPALVRPEVMFGSGQLPKFANQQFAIHDEEYNLFLIPTAEVPLNGLHADEILEEEELPLKYCAYTPCFRREAGAAGSNERGLIRTHQFNKVEMFCFCKPEESGKIFDEMIANAEEILEGLGLHYRNMLLVTGDMSFASARTVDIEVWLPGQDRYYEVSSVSNCTDYQSRRSQIRFRRKGEKPELLHTLNGSGLATSRLMVSLIENNQNSDGSINIPTVLQPYLDGKTVLN from the coding sequence ATGATAGATATCAAACTGATTCGGGCAAACAGGGAAGAGATCGAGGAAAAACTTAAGAGAAAAGAGCCTGGAATTTCTCTTTTTCCAATCTTAGAGCTCGATCAGAAAATTAGAGGCTTGAAAACAAAAGTTGAGCAGCTGAAATCCGAACGCAACCATGTCTCGAAAAAAATCGGAGAAATGAAACGCAAAGGGGAAGACTCCTCTGCGATGATGTCTGAAGTTTCCGGAAAATCAGCCGAAATTCACGCCATCGATCACGAGCTTGGCCCATTGGAAGAAAAATTCCGTCTGGAGCTCGCTAAGCTTCCCAATCTCCCGATGGATGATATCAAAATTCACGACGACCCTGCCGAAAACGTGATGATCAAGGAATTTGGAGAGAAGCGCGAGTTTGATTTCCCATTTAAAAACCACGTCGAACTCAACGAACAATTGAAGTTATTTGATTTCGTCCGCGGCGCGAAAATCGCCGGTTCAGGCTGGCCGATCTATCGTGGCTGGGGAGCGCGCTTGGAGTGGGCTCTTTTGCATTACATGATGAGCGTCAACATTAAAAATGGCTTCACGCAATGGATGCCGCCTGCGCTAGTGCGTCCCGAAGTGATGTTTGGCTCTGGGCAGCTGCCGAAGTTTGCCAATCAGCAATTTGCGATCCATGACGAAGAGTACAATCTGTTCCTCATTCCAACAGCTGAAGTCCCTTTAAATGGCCTCCACGCCGATGAAATCCTTGAAGAAGAAGAACTTCCACTTAAATATTGCGCTTACACTCCTTGCTTTAGAAGAGAAGCCGGGGCTGCAGGATCAAATGAACGCGGACTGATCCGCACTCATCAATTTAATAAAGTAGAAATGTTTTGCTTCTGCAAACCCGAAGAAAGCGGAAAAATTTTCGACGAAATGATCGCCAACGCCGAAGAGATTTTAGAAGGATTGGGCCTTCATTATCGCAACATGCTGCTTGTGACAGGAGATATGTCGTTTGCTTCTGCACGCACAGTCGACATCGAAGTGTGGCTTCCCGGACAAGATCGCTACTACGAAGTCTCTTCAGTCTCCAATTGCACCGACTATCAATCACGGCGTTCGCAAATCCGCTTTCGCAGAAAGGGGGAAAAACCGGAGTTACTGCATACGTTGAACGGCTCCGGCCTCGCCACGTCGCGGCTCATGGTCAGCCTCATTGAAAACAACCAAAACAGCGATGGCTCGATCAACATTCCAACAGTTTTGCAGCCCTACCTTGATGGAAAAACGGTACTGAATTAG